TACTGACTATCTTTGGGTCCGCTGCTTATTTTTTACGTAGTACCCATCTGATGCTCTTCGCAAACCAAATTGATGAAGAAAAAAGTTATTTTTTAGGTTGGGCTTTCTTTTTGTTTTTAGTGTTTTTAAAAACATTATTCCATTTTGATTTTTATCCTTACCAAGCTTTTTTCATTTATGCTGCAGTGTTTTACTTACCTTTTTTGACAGCTGGTAGTTTCTTATTTTTAAGAAATTATGAAAAACGTGATAAGACAAAAACAAGATTTCGAACTTTCACAAATAAAATTGATACAAAAGAATTTAAAACAAAATTAGAATCATTATTAGAATCAGACAAAATTTTTCTGGATATTGACTGCAGTGAAGAAATGATTGCAGGCCGTCTAGGGTTAACCTATCACCAATTAAGCGAGTTGATTAATATTGAGTATCAATTTAATTTTCCAACACTCTTAAACTTATACAAAATCAAAGAAGCAAAAAGAATTCTAATCGAAAAACCAGAATTAAACGTCGCTACAGTTGGAAAACTGTCGGGTTTTGGTTCGAGATCTGCATTTTATTTAGAATTTAAAAAACAATGTGGGGTGAATCCCAATCAATTCAGAAAGTCTTCGTCTCATCATACAAAAGATAAATCTTAATTAGGAACTCTCGAATGAACAAAGATAAACCAAAAGATTGGTTACCTGGACTAAAAGAAAACTGGCGATCGGACATTGTGTCCGGTTTTGTTGTCTTTCTCATTGCGCTCCCACTTTGTTTAGGAATTTCTCTTGCCTCTGGTGCACCACCTATGGCAGGAATTTTTTCCGGAATTGTAGGTGGTATCTTTGTTTCTTTTATGAGTGGATCTCATCTTACGATCAATGGACCTGCTGCAGGTCTCATTGCTGTTGTATTAAATTCGATTTTTGTCATGGGTGGTGGTGATGCCAAATTGGGATTTGAGATCACTTTGGCAGCAATTGTTCTTGCTGGATTGATTCAGGTACTTTTAGGAATCTTAAAGGCGGGGAATCTCACAATTTATTTCCCGATTTCCGTTGTACATGGAATGATGGCTGCCATCGGAATCATCATCATATCAAAACAGTTTTATGTTGCTCTTGGAATTTCACCTAATGCCAAAACTATTTTAGGACTTCTATTGGAGATTCCATCAAGTTTTGTACATTTGAATCCTGAAGTGGCTATCATTGGTATTTCTGCGATTGTGATCATTGCCATGCTCACAAAAATACAAAATCCTTATTTTAAAAAGTTACCTGCACCACTAGTCGCAGTGTTAGTTGGAATTATTTTGGGTTTTATTTTTGAATTAGCTGATGAACATTCTTATACATTATTAAATCAAACATACCAAATTGGCCCTGAAAAATTAGTGAATTTGCCAAATCACATCTATGAGAGTTTGAGTTTTCCAAATTTTTCCCGTTGGAAAGAAGGAAACTTTTGGGTGATGGTGGTGACTATCGCTTTGATTGCAAGTATTGAATCTTTACTCACAGCAACCGCCGTTGATAATACGGACCCTTACCGAAGAAAATCAAACATGGACCAAGAACTTGTCGCAAAAGGGATAGGAAACTTTTTTTTAGGATGGATTGGTGGTTTACCCATTATCGCTGAAGTGGTAAGATCTTCTGCAAATATTGAAAATGGTGCCAAAACAAGATGGTCCAATTTTTTTCATGGTTTGTTTTTATTATTATTCATACTACTCCTTCCTGGTCTCATTCATAGAATCCCATTAGCATCACTTGCTGGTATATTAATTATGGTCGGGTTAAAACTGGCATCACCTCACGTGTTTAAAGAAACATATAAAAAAGGTTGGGACCAAATAGTCATCTTTTTGGTGACAGTAGTGGTTACAATCGTAGAAGACCTATTAGTTGGTGTTTTATGTGGTATCATTACAGCAATTTTAATCCAAATGTACTTCGGAGTCAAATTACGTTATATTTTCATTGCAGATATAAAAATAGAATCAAACAATAAGATACACACTTTATATGTTAGACATGCTCTTCTGTTTTCCAACATGATTTCCTTAAAACTGTTACTTCGGAAAATATCTTTTGGCGAAAGAATCGATGTAAAATTTGATGAAAATGTAAAGATGATAGGTTTTTCAGCAATCGAATTTTTGCAGAGTTTTAAACGTGATTATGAAGAACGTGGTGGGCAAGTGAATTTGATTGGATTTGAAGAGTTAAAACCAATCTCGGCTTATTATGGTGCCACTCGAATTCATAAGTAGTAAAAAAATTCTTGTAACTTTTTTTTCTTAAACCAATATCCTTTTATGCAAAGGTTATTGGTTTTTTTCCTTTTGGTTCTGCCTATCTTCCTTTTTTCCAAGGATGTCCCACGGTTAAAATCTAGAGTTATGGATGAAACTTGGACACTCCATACTGACTATATTTCTGCTCTTGAAAAACAATTAAGAGACCATGAAAAAAAAACATCCAATCAAATCGTTGTGTTTGTGACTCCATCCTTAGAAGGAGAAAATTTAGAGCAATACTCGCTAAAAGTTGCCGAAACATGGAAACTCGGTCAAAAGGGAAAGGATAATGGGGTGTTACTCTTTGTTGCCATTGAAGACAGAAAACTTAGGATCGAGGTTGGATATGGATTAGAAGGGGTTTTAACAGATGTTTTGTGCCATCATATCATAGAGAATGAAATCAAACCTTACTTCAAAAAAGGAGAATATGATATTGGGATACAAAATGGTGTAAGTGCAATCATGAAATCAATTGAAGGAGAATACACAATACCTGAGAAAGAAGATTTTTCTCATCTTGGACCTCTATCTTTTTTGGGTGAAATAGCACCAGAAGGAGCTGAGATACCAATTGGATTCAAAATTTTCGTTTCGATTTTTGTAGTAACTGTTCTTAGCGTTTTTACTTACTTTGCAGCTAACGCTCCTTATGTAGGTTGGTTCATTTATTTCTTTTTGTTTCCTTTTTGGAGCATATTCCCTACTGCAATTCATGGAGCAAACATCGGAGCCATTGTATTCCTTACTTACGCAATAGGAATTGGACTTTATAAACTTTATCACCTTCTGACACCACATGGAAGAAAACGGATGCGAAATAGTAGTTTTGCAAGTGATTCACAAGGTGGTAGGAGTAGTGGATGGTCAAGTGGAGGAAGTTCTGGTGGGTTTAGTGGAGGAGGAGGGAGTTTTGGTGGTGGTGGAAGTTCCGGCAGTTGGTAATTCAAATTGTAAAAAAATCCATTCCGTTAAAGATTTTTTCATGCTGATGGGAACTTTTTTGATCATAAATGGGTTTAGTATCTAGTGAAGTTTGTTTGGTATATTTTATCTTTTGGCTTGGCATTCAGTTTTGTTATTTCAGCAGAGGTTACAAAACCTATCCAATTAAAAGAACTTTGGCAAAAGGCAGTGCAGTTTAATCCCGATTATCTATCGGTCAAAGCAGATTATGAAAAAGCCTTTTATGAAAATGAAAAGAGTTATGCAGGTTATCTTCCCACTGTAAATGTTTTGGCTTCTGCAAGGCAATCATCAGCTAACTTTAGTGGATCTGGAACAGTGAATGATCCTTTGATCAGTGGTGGAGTGAATAGTAGTAACACACAAACCCAACAAACAAATACAGGTGAATCTAGACCTACTGCAGTAAATCGATATTCTGTAGGACTTAGTACAAACCAAAATCTTTTTTCGGGGTTTCGGGATAAAAGTGGAATTGAAAAAACGGAAGCATTGTTGCAAGCAGCAAAACAAACATTAAATGACTCTAGATTAAAAATATGTTTTGAACTAAAGTCCGCTTACTCACAAACGTTGTATGCAAAAGAACTTTACCAATTATCCTTAAAAATCAAAGAAAGACGCATTAAAAATAGAGACTTGGTTAAACTTCGATACGAAGTTGGTAGGGAACACAAAGGAAGTTTTTTATTGAGTGAGTCATTTGTAAAACAATCTGAATATGAAGTTTCTTTTGCAGAAAGATTATTCCAGACCAATTGGAAAGAAATCGAAAGAATCATTGCGACACCCGTTGAAGTATCCTTGGACGTTCCTCTTATTTCGGAACCGATTGCCGAAATTAAAATTTCAGAGAAAGAGAAGTCTAGTTTACTTGATGCTCATCCATCAATTATGGCGGAACAATCAAAAGTTCGAGCAGCCCAAGCAAATATTGGTATCGCGGAAGCAGGTTTTTATCCAGACCTCAATCTAAGTGCAACAGTGACAAGACAAGATGATGTTTGGTTACCAAAACCTAGGAATTATAGTTTTGGAATCAATTTGACCTATCCCTTGTTTAATGGAGGTAGAGATTATTATAATGTAAAAATTGCAAAATCTGAATATGAAAAATCAATTCACACAAGAGATTCAAAAAAGAATTTACTCACCTTTTCATTAGAACAATCCTATCTAAATTTTATAAATGCTTCAGAGCAACTTTTGGTATTAACCGAATTTTATAAAGCTTCTGATACAAGAGCAACAATCGCACGAGCTCAGTATTCCAATGGACTGATCAGTTTTGAAAATTGGGATATCATTGAGAATGATCTAATCAATCGGGAAAAAAATTTGTTAGTCGGCAAAAGAGATCTTGGTCTTGCGGAAGCAACATATTTACGTAATTTAGGAAAGTGTTTTGATGAAGATTAAACTTTATGTTTCATTTTTTGTTATAATTGTATTTGGGGTATTATATTTCACATTTGGATCAGGTAAATCCAAACAAGAATTCAAAATTGAATCCACAAGTGTGACTCGTGGTGATTTGATTGTTACAGTTAGGGCAACAGGAACTGCAATTCCTAAAAATCGATTAGAAGTCAAACCACCCATTGCAGGAAGGATTGAATCAATACTTGCAGAAGAAGGAGAACATGTAGGAAAAGGAAAAATTCTCGTTTGGATGAGTTCAACTGAAAGGGCTGCACTATTGGACGCAGCAAGAGCAAAGGGCAATGATGAGTTGAAAAAATGGGAAGATTTTTATAAACCAACTCCAGTTATTTCACCTTTACGTGGTTTGGTGATCGCATCTAATATAAGTACTGGGCAAACTGTCACTCAACAAGATATTTTATTTGTACTTTCAGACAACTTGATGGTACAAGCAAAAGTAGACGAAACCGATTTATCAAAAATAAAGATCGGGCAAATTGCCAATATTGTTGTGGATTCTTTTTCCAATGAGCCTATTCGTGCTAAGGTAAAACACATTGGTTACGAAGCAGTGATAGAAAATAATGTAACAATGTACAATGTTGATTTGGAATTATTTTCGATACCAGAATTTCTGCGAAGTGGTATGTCGATTACTGTCGATTTTATCATATCCGAAGAAAAGGATGTTTTATTGATACCAAATGATTTTGTTAAAAGAAATAATAAGAAAGGGATTATTTTACTCAAAACAGATGGTTCACTACAAGAATCGAATGTAGCCATTGGACATTCTGACGATCAAAACACTTCCATATTGTCGGGACTAGTGGAAGGAGACTTGGTTTATCGAAAGAAAAAAATAAAAGAGACTAAAAAATCGAATGCAAATGGTGGTCCTTTCTCATCTCCCAAAGTCCCAAAGAGATAATATTTGTTAGCAATAGAAATTAAAAATTTATCTAAATCATACAAAATCGGGAATTCCCAATTTTCAGTATTGAATCGTATCAATTTAGAGATCAAACAAGGTGAGTTTGTAGCGATTATGGGTCCGTCAGGATCTGGAAAATCGACATTATTGCAAGTAATGGGATTACTTGATCATGCGGACAGTGGTTCGTACCGTTTGTTTGGGAAAAATGTTGAAAAAGAATCTTCCAATGTTCTTTCCGATATCCGTGGAAGTTTGATTGGTTTTGTTTTCCAACAATTTCACCTCTTATCAAAATCAAATGCACTTCAAAATGTTTGTTTGCCTTCTCTATATACAGAAATTCCAAATCCAGTGTTAGTCGGAGAAAAACAGCTAACAAAAGTTGGATTACAAAATAGAGTTTTTCATACACCTAACGAGTTGTCTGGTGGGCAACAACAAAGGGTTGCCATTGCCAGAGCATTGATCAATGATCCACCAATTATTTTTGCAGATGAACCAACAGGTAATTTGGATTCTAAAAGCAAAATTGAGATTATGATGGAACTCGTACGGCTTCATGAAGAGGGAAAAACAATCGTAATGGTCACACATGAACCTGAGATGGCAGATTATTGTGATCGTATTATTCATGTGAGTGATGGGGAAATTATAAACGAAGAGATAAAAAGAAAAGCAAAAATGATTC
The sequence above is a segment of the Leptospira levettii genome. Coding sequences within it:
- a CDS encoding SulP family inorganic anion transporter, encoding MNKDKPKDWLPGLKENWRSDIVSGFVVFLIALPLCLGISLASGAPPMAGIFSGIVGGIFVSFMSGSHLTINGPAAGLIAVVLNSIFVMGGGDAKLGFEITLAAIVLAGLIQVLLGILKAGNLTIYFPISVVHGMMAAIGIIIISKQFYVALGISPNAKTILGLLLEIPSSFVHLNPEVAIIGISAIVIIAMLTKIQNPYFKKLPAPLVAVLVGIILGFIFELADEHSYTLLNQTYQIGPEKLVNLPNHIYESLSFPNFSRWKEGNFWVMVVTIALIASIESLLTATAVDNTDPYRRKSNMDQELVAKGIGNFFLGWIGGLPIIAEVVRSSANIENGAKTRWSNFFHGLFLLLFILLLPGLIHRIPLASLAGILIMVGLKLASPHVFKETYKKGWDQIVIFLVTVVVTIVEDLLVGVLCGIITAILIQMYFGVKLRYIFIADIKIESNNKIHTLYVRHALLFSNMISLKLLLRKISFGERIDVKFDENVKMIGFSAIEFLQSFKRDYEERGGQVNLIGFEELKPISAYYGATRIHK
- a CDS encoding TPM domain-containing protein — encoded protein: MDETWTLHTDYISALEKQLRDHEKKTSNQIVVFVTPSLEGENLEQYSLKVAETWKLGQKGKDNGVLLFVAIEDRKLRIEVGYGLEGVLTDVLCHHIIENEIKPYFKKGEYDIGIQNGVSAIMKSIEGEYTIPEKEDFSHLGPLSFLGEIAPEGAEIPIGFKIFVSIFVVTVLSVFTYFAANAPYVGWFIYFFLFPFWSIFPTAIHGANIGAIVFLTYAIGIGLYKLYHLLTPHGRKRMRNSSFASDSQGGRSSGWSSGGSSGGFSGGGGSFGGGGSSGSW
- a CDS encoding TolC family protein translates to MKFVWYILSFGLAFSFVISAEVTKPIQLKELWQKAVQFNPDYLSVKADYEKAFYENEKSYAGYLPTVNVLASARQSSANFSGSGTVNDPLISGGVNSSNTQTQQTNTGESRPTAVNRYSVGLSTNQNLFSGFRDKSGIEKTEALLQAAKQTLNDSRLKICFELKSAYSQTLYAKELYQLSLKIKERRIKNRDLVKLRYEVGREHKGSFLLSESFVKQSEYEVSFAERLFQTNWKEIERIIATPVEVSLDVPLISEPIAEIKISEKEKSSLLDAHPSIMAEQSKVRAAQANIGIAEAGFYPDLNLSATVTRQDDVWLPKPRNYSFGINLTYPLFNGGRDYYNVKIAKSEYEKSIHTRDSKKNLLTFSLEQSYLNFINASEQLLVLTEFYKASDTRATIARAQYSNGLISFENWDIIENDLINREKNLLVGKRDLGLAEATYLRNLGKCFDED
- a CDS encoding efflux RND transporter periplasmic adaptor subunit — protein: MKIKLYVSFFVIIVFGVLYFTFGSGKSKQEFKIESTSVTRGDLIVTVRATGTAIPKNRLEVKPPIAGRIESILAEEGEHVGKGKILVWMSSTERAALLDAARAKGNDELKKWEDFYKPTPVISPLRGLVIASNISTGQTVTQQDILFVLSDNLMVQAKVDETDLSKIKIGQIANIVVDSFSNEPIRAKVKHIGYEAVIENNVTMYNVDLELFSIPEFLRSGMSITVDFIISEEKDVLLIPNDFVKRNNKKGIILLKTDGSLQESNVAIGHSDDQNTSILSGLVEGDLVYRKKKIKETKKSNANGGPFSSPKVPKR